CGACGCACGTAACGCCAGGGAAAAAACGTTTCGTATACTCAAAGGCATCGAAAGCGATATCCTGCCGGACGGGAGCCTGGACTACGATGAAGAAATCTTGAAACAGTTTGATTTTGTGATCGGGTCCGTACACTCGAGCTTTCAACTGAAAAAGGACGACCAGGAAGCGCGGATAATCAGGGCCATGGAAAGTCCCCACATGACCATGCTTGGCCACCCGACGGGAAGGCTTCTGCTTTCCCGCGACGGATACAATGTGGATATGCACACCATAATCGATGCAGCGGCTAGAACCCGCACCATGATCGAGCTCAACGCAAGTCCATACCGGCTTGATATCGACTGGCGTTATCTAAAATACGCACGGGATAAGGGCGTCATGATCTCTATCAATCCAGACGCGCATGCAGCTCAAGGACTCACCGAGATATTTTACGGAGTGGGCATAGCGCGCAAAGGGTGGCTCACGTCCCGAGACGTCCTCAATACGCGCACGGCCGACGAAATAGTGAGCACACTGAAACGGCACAAGTCACTGTAGGAAACTCCCTCGTCTCCGCCCGGTAAAGGCTGACGTATTTTCTTCGCATACAACCAATAATATGCTATACCAAATATAGTTATGTATACTGAACTTCATGTATTATTCCTTTCTAGGGGTTAAGGGCGCATGAAGAAAAGCTCCAAAGGTGAGAAGAATGACTACAATCAAATGGTTCCGGCCGTTGAGCAGGCGGCCAAGATTATCATATATCTCTGCTCAATGCCCAATCTTCAGTCAAACTTGACCGATATATCGAGAAGTGTGGGCATCAGCAAGAGCAAGGCGTACGCAATCCTCAACACCCTTCAAAAGTTCGGTTTTATCTCCCGGAATCTGAGCACCAAGGTATATTCTGTGGGATTGTATATGATGTCGGTGGGCCAGAAGGTCCTCGACAATATCGATTATGGCGATCTCGCAAGTCCTTTGCTGAAAGGGCTGGCAGAGGCCACACGGAGCACCGCCGCGCTGGGTCTCATTGCGGGGGAGAGCCAGTACGTAATCTCACGGCAGGAGGCAACCGGGCAGCTTCGAATCAGTGTTCGGCCTGACAAAGTTTTTCCGCTCACCTATGGCGCACACGGCAAGGCCATCGTTTGTTCTCTCCCTCAAGAAGAGCAGAAAAAGATACTCGCTGATAGCACGCTTTATTTCCACAAGGACCCGCAGCTTCTCGATCGCAAGCTTCTGCTCAAGGAATTAGAGGAGTGCAGGCGTACGGGGTTTGCTCAGGATCACAAGACAGGACATGCTATGGTTAAGATACTGGCAGCGCCGTTTTTCGGACCGGATGGCCGCCCTCTCGGCGCCCTCCAGATCATCGGGTTTATGGAGGGACCGGAAATCCCGACCTATGGCAAAAAACTTGTCGAGGTTGCTCTGCGGTTCTCAACCATGCTGCGTTCGGGGAGCGCAAGCGTGATCGCAGCCTGAGAGGAATGTTATGAGACAACGGCAGATAACAGAAGGCTTAGCTCATGAACAATGGGTGTTTTCCCCTGTGATAAGCGTCTCGATATTAACAGGCAAGGGCACGAGAGGACCGCACTTAAGGGCAGCCTCCAACAATTTAGACCGACAGGAGTAAAGAGATTATGAAAAGCAAGAGAATTGAGAAGATGATGCAGGGAGTCAGGATTGAGAAGTATCCTATCTGCGTGGAAAAGGTTCGACTCATGACAGAGAGCTACCGACAGACCCAGGGCGAGCCCGAGGTCTTAAGGAGAGCCAAGGCGTTAGCGCACAGCCTCGACAACATCACGATCTTTATAAGAGATGGGGAACTCATTGTGGGCAATGCCGCAAGCACCTATATGGGCGTGGAGATCGAATTCAATTACGGTCCATGGCCCAAGACGGAAATCGAGGCGCTGAAAAGTGAAGGATGGCTGATCGGTGATAACGAGCTCAAAGAAG
Above is a genomic segment from Syntrophorhabdaceae bacterium containing:
- a CDS encoding IclR family transcriptional regulator yields the protein MKKSSKGEKNDYNQMVPAVEQAAKIIIYLCSMPNLQSNLTDISRSVGISKSKAYAILNTLQKFGFISRNLSTKVYSVGLYMMSVGQKVLDNIDYGDLASPLLKGLAEATRSTAALGLIAGESQYVISRQEATGQLRISVRPDKVFPLTYGAHGKAIVCSLPQEEQKKILADSTLYFHKDPQLLDRKLLLKELEECRRTGFAQDHKTGHAMVKILAAPFFGPDGRPLGALQIIGFMEGPEIPTYGKKLVEVALRFSTMLRSGSASVIAA